From Brachionichthys hirsutus isolate HB-005 chromosome 2, CSIRO-AGI_Bhir_v1, whole genome shotgun sequence, one genomic window encodes:
- the ren gene encoding renin codes for MGLLIVYWMCLIALSSTTSHALRRISLKKMPSIRETLRELGVSVEQVLTEMTQRSTDGSNSGTVPTVLTNYLDTQYFGEISIGSPAQMFNVVFDTGSANLWVPSQSCSAFSIACFTHNRYDASKSWTHVDNGTGFSIEYASGIIRGYLSEDVVVVGGIPVVQVFAEATSLSSMPFIFAKFDGVLGMGYPKVAIDGITPVFDRIMSQHILKEEVFSIYYSRDPNHSPGGELVLGGTDPNYYTGNFNYMDTKETGKWEIVMKGVSVGTQMLFCTEGCTAVIDTGSSYITGPASSVSVLMKAIGAQQDESGYKVSCDTVKTLPSIAFHLGGQEYSLTHEDYILWQSQIEGDVCSVTFRGLDVPPPAGPIWILGANFIARFYTEFDRRNNRIGFAVAV; via the exons AATAAGCCTGAAGAAAATGCCCTCTATCAGGGAGACGCTGAGGGAGCTGGGAGTCTCTGTGGAGCAGGTGTTGACTGAAATGACCCAGAGGAGCACAGATGGCTCCAACAGCGGAACAGTTCCCACTGTTCTCACCAACTACCTAGAT ACTCAGTACTTTGGGGAAATCAGCATCGGCTCTCCGGCCCAAATGTTCAACGTGGTGTTTGACACAGGCTCAGCAAACTTGTGGGTGCCCTCGCAGAGCTGCTCTGCTTTTTCTATTGCCTGTT TTACTCACAACAGGTACGATGCCTCAAAATCCTGGACTCATGTTGACAACGGCACCGGATTTTCGATCGAGTATGCCTCTGGAATTATCAGGGGATATCTGAGCGAGGATGTGGTAGTG GTTGGAGGCATTCCTGTAGTGCAAGTGTTCGCTGAGGCAACCTCTCTGTCTTCTATGCCCTTCATCTTTGCCAAGTTTGACGGAGTCCTCGGGATGGGATACCCAAAAGTGGCAATTGATGGCATCACTCCGGTGTTCGATCGCATCATGTCTCAGCATATTCTCAAGGAAGAGGTGTTCTCTATCTACTACAGCAG GGACCCAAATCACTCCCCAGGTGGAGAGCTGGTTCTCGGCGGTACAGACCCAAACTACTACACTGGGAACTTTAATTATATGGACACCAAGGAGACTGGAAAGTGGGAAATTGTCATGAAAGG TGTTTCTGTGGGAACGCAGATGCTGTTTTGTACAGAAGGCTGCACAGCTGTGATCGACACGGGCTCCTCCTACATCACGGGCCCGGCCTCTTCCGTGTCTGTGCTGATGAAAGCCATCGGAGCACAGCAAGATGAAAGCGGA TACAAAGTTAGCTGTGACACCGTGAAGACGTTGCCCAGCATTGCTTTCCACCTGGGTGGCCAGGAATACTCACTCACACACGAAGATTACATCCTGTGG CAATCACAGATTGAAGGAGATGTCTGCAGCGTCACATTCAGGGGCTTGGATGTCCCACCCCCTGCTGGTCCCATTTGGATTTTGGGAGCCAACTTCATTGCCCGCTTCTACACAGAGTTTGACCGTCGCAATAATCGCATAGGATTTGCTGTTGCGGTCTGA